From the genome of Cinclus cinclus chromosome 12, bCinCin1.1, whole genome shotgun sequence, one region includes:
- the SLC25A20 gene encoding mitochondrial carnitine/acylcarnitine carrier protein, which translates to MAKQPQPISPLKNFFAGGFGGVCLVFVGHPLDTIKVRLQTQPKPQPGQAPLYSGTFDCFRKTLVGEGVRGLYRGMAAPIIGVTPMFAVCFFGFGLGKRLQQRKPDDVLTYPQLFAAGMLSGVFTTVIMAPGERIKCLLQIQAATGETKYSGSLDCAKQLYREAGIRGVYKGTVLTLMRDVPASGMYFMTYEWLKNILTPEGKSVSDLSVPRILFAGGLAGIFNWAVAIPPDVLKSRFQTAPAGKYPNGFRDVLRELIREEGVASLYKGFTAVMIRAFPANAACFLGFEVAMKFLNWVAPGL; encoded by the exons ATGGCgaagcagccccagcccatcAGCCCCTTGAAGAACTTCTTCGCTGGCGGTTTCGGGGGCGTCTGCCTGGTGTTCGTGGGGCACCCGCTGGACACCATCAAG GTCAGACTGCAAACCCAGCCTAAGCCACAGCCTGGCCAAGCCCCACTCTATTCTGGGACCTTTGACTGCTTCAGAAAGACTCTTGTTGGAGAG GGAGTCCGAGGCTTATATAGAGGAATGGCAGCTCCTATCATTGGAGTGACACCCATGTTTGCTGTGTGCTTCTTTGGATTTGGCTTGGGAAAAAGACTCCAGCAGAGAAAACCTGATGATGTTTTGAC ATATCCTCAGCTGTTTGCTGCTGGCATGTTGTCAGGAGTGTTCACAACAGTAATCATGGCTCCAGGAGAGAGAATCAAGTGCCTTTTACAG ATCCAGGCAGCTACAGGTGAAACCAAGTACAGTGGCTCCCTGGACTGTGCCAAGCAGCTGTACCGTGAGGCTGGGATCCGGGGCGTGTACAAGGGAACAGTGCTGACCCTCATGAGAG ACGTCCCAGCCAGTGGAATGTACTTCATGACGTACGAGTGGTTGAAGAACATTCTGACCCCTGAGGGAAAGAG TGTGAGTGACCTCAGTGTGCCTAGGATCCTCTTTGCTGGGGGCCTGGCTGGGATCTTCAACTGGGCAGTTGCCATTCCACCAGACGTGCTGAAATCGCGTTTCCAGACTG ctcctgcaggaaaatACCCAAATGGCTTTAGAGATGTGCTGAGGGAGCTCATCAGAGAGGAGGGAGTTGCATCTCTGTACAAGGGGTTCACAGCTGTGATGATCAGGGCCTTTCCTGCTAACGCG GcatgttttcttggttttgaaGTTGCCATGAAGTTTCTTAACTGGGTTGCACCTGGTCTATGA